Proteins from one Salmonella bongori NCTC 12419 genomic window:
- the dgt gene encoding dGTPase — translation MASIDFRNKINWHRRYRSPQGAKTEHEILRIFESDRGRIINSPAIRRLQQKTQVFPLERNAAVRTRLTHSMEVQQVGRYIAKEILSRLKEQNRLEEYGLDALTGPFESIVEMACLMHDIGNPPFGHFGEAAINDWFRQRLHPEDAESQPLTHDRCVISALRLREGEESLNDIRRKIRQDICHFEGNAQGIRLVHTLMRMNLTWAQVGGILKYTRPAWWRGPVPDSHCYLMKKPGYYLSEEKYIARLRKELQLATYSRFPLTWIMEAADDISYCVADLEDAVEKRIFSVEQLYHHLYKAWGHHEKDSLFELVVGNAWEKSRANTLSRSTEDQFFMYLRVNTLNKLVPYAAQRFIDNLPQIYAGNFNYALLEDASGFSRLLELYKNVAIEHVFSHPDVEQLELQGYRVISGLLDIYQPLLAMSSGDFRELVEKERLKRFPIESRLFQKLSTRHRLAYVEAVRKLAADSAEYPVLEYYYRCRLIQDYISGMTDLYAWDEYRRLMAVEQ, via the coding sequence ATGGCATCGATCGATTTCCGAAATAAAATTAACTGGCATCGTCGTTATCGTTCACCGCAGGGTGCAAAGACGGAGCATGAGATCCTGCGGATTTTTGAAAGCGATCGTGGGCGGATTATCAACTCTCCGGCCATTCGCCGTTTACAGCAAAAAACGCAGGTTTTCCCGCTGGAGCGCAATGCTGCGGTACGTACCCGTCTGACGCACTCGATGGAAGTTCAGCAAGTGGGGCGCTATATTGCGAAAGAGATTTTAAGCCGCCTTAAAGAGCAAAACCGGCTGGAAGAGTACGGTCTGGATGCGCTGACCGGTCCTTTTGAAAGCATTGTGGAAATGGCGTGCCTGATGCACGATATCGGCAATCCGCCGTTTGGTCATTTTGGCGAGGCGGCGATTAATGACTGGTTTCGTCAGCGGTTGCACCCGGAGGATGCGGAAAGTCAGCCGCTCACGCATGACCGCTGCGTGATTTCTGCGTTACGGCTGCGAGAGGGCGAAGAGAGCCTGAACGATATTCGCCGAAAAATACGCCAGGATATCTGTCATTTTGAAGGTAATGCGCAGGGAATTCGGCTGGTGCATACGCTCATGCGAATGAATCTCACCTGGGCACAGGTCGGCGGGATTTTAAAATATACCCGCCCGGCATGGTGGCGGGGGCCAGTACCTGACTCCCATTGTTATTTAATGAAGAAACCGGGCTACTATCTTTCTGAAGAGAAGTATATTGCGAGGTTGCGTAAAGAACTTCAGTTAGCGACTTACAGTCGATTTCCATTAACGTGGATTATGGAAGCTGCTGATGATATTTCTTATTGTGTCGCCGATCTTGAAGACGCGGTGGAGAAAAGAATCTTTAGCGTTGAACAGTTGTATCATCATTTATATAAAGCATGGGGCCACCATGAGAAGGATTCGTTGTTTGAGCTGGTGGTGGGAAATGCGTGGGAAAAATCGCGTGCTAATACATTAAGCCGCAGTACTGAAGATCAGTTTTTTATGTATTTACGGGTGAATACGTTAAATAAACTGGTGCCGTATGCAGCACAGCGTTTTATTGATAATTTGCCGCAAATCTATGCGGGTAACTTCAATTATGCGTTGCTGGAAGATGCCAGCGGATTCAGTCGCTTGCTTGAATTATACAAGAACGTGGCGATTGAGCATGTGTTTAGTCATCCGGATGTGGAACAGCTTGAACTACAGGGATACCGGGTAATCAGCGGGTTGCTGGACATCTATCAGCCGTTATTAGCTATGTCGTCTGGCGATTTTCGTGAGTTGGTGGAAAAAGAGCGGTTAAAGCGTTTTCCGATAGAGTCACGGCTATTTCAGAAACTCTCCACGCGCCATCGTCTGGCCTACGTGGAGGCGGTCCGTAAATTAGCCGCGGATTCGGCAGAGTATCCGGTGTTGGAATATTATTATCGCTGTCGGCTGATTCAGGATTATATCAGCGGTATGACTGACCTTTATGCGTGGGATGAATATCGGCGCCTGATGGCGGTCGAACAGTAA
- the erpA gene encoding iron-sulfur cluster insertion protein ErpA, whose protein sequence is MSDDVALPLQFTDAAANKVKSLIADEDNPNLKLRVYITGGGCSGFQYGFTFDDQVNEGDMTIEKQGVGLVVDPMSLQYLVGGSVDYTEGLEGSRFIVTNPNAKSTCGCGSSFSI, encoded by the coding sequence ATGAGTGATGACGTAGCGCTGCCGCTGCAGTTTACCGATGCAGCAGCGAATAAAGTAAAAAGTCTTATCGCTGACGAAGATAACCCGAATCTGAAACTGCGTGTGTATATCACCGGCGGTGGTTGCAGCGGCTTCCAGTACGGTTTCACCTTTGACGATCAGGTCAATGAAGGGGATATGACTATCGAGAAACAGGGCGTTGGCCTGGTCGTTGACCCGATGAGTTTGCAGTATCTGGTTGGAGGATCGGTCGATTATACCGAAGGTCTGGAAGGTTCCCGCTTCATTGTGACCAATCCGAATGCGAAAAGCACCTGTGGGTGTGGCTCTTCCTTTAGCATCTGA
- the btuF gene encoding vitamin B12 ABC transporter substrate-binding protein BtuF — MAKPIFRALVALLLTLPVWLYAAPRVITLSPANTELAFAAGITPVGVSSYSDYPPEAQKIEQVSTWQGMNLERIVALKPDLVVAWRGGNAERQVNQLTSLGIKVMWVDAVTIEQIADALRQLAAWSPQPEKARQAAQTLLQEYAALKAGYASKPKKRVFLQFGMNPLFTSGKGSIQHQILTTCGGENVFADSRVPWPQVSREQVLARHPQAIIVAGKAGEILKIEQYWGNLLKIPVIPLNSDWFERASPRIILAAKQLCNALSQVN, encoded by the coding sequence ATGGCTAAGCCAATATTCAGGGCGCTGGTCGCCCTGCTGCTTACGCTCCCGGTGTGGCTTTACGCTGCGCCGCGCGTAATTACCCTCTCTCCCGCCAATACGGAACTCGCTTTTGCCGCCGGGATCACACCCGTTGGCGTCAGCAGCTACTCAGACTACCCGCCTGAAGCGCAAAAAATTGAGCAGGTCTCTACCTGGCAGGGAATGAATCTGGAGCGCATTGTAGCGCTGAAACCGGATCTGGTCGTCGCCTGGCGCGGCGGTAATGCGGAACGCCAGGTAAACCAACTGACTTCATTAGGTATTAAAGTCATGTGGGTAGACGCGGTAACTATCGAACAGATTGCCGACGCGCTCCGACAGTTGGCCGCCTGGAGTCCACAGCCAGAAAAAGCGCGCCAGGCGGCACAAACGTTACTGCAGGAGTATGCCGCGCTCAAAGCCGGATATGCCAGTAAGCCCAAAAAGCGTGTATTCCTTCAGTTTGGCATGAATCCCTTGTTTACCAGCGGTAAAGGGTCAATTCAGCACCAGATTCTGACGACCTGCGGCGGAGAAAACGTCTTTGCAGACAGCCGCGTACCGTGGCCGCAGGTAAGCCGCGAGCAGGTGCTGGCAAGGCATCCTCAGGCCATTATCGTGGCCGGAAAAGCGGGCGAAATTCTCAAAATTGAACAATACTGGGGAAACCTGCTAAAAATTCCGGTTATACCGCTCAATAGCGACTGGTTTGAACGCGCAAGCCCGCGTATTATCCTCGCCGCAAAACAACTCTGTAATGCGCTTTCACAGGTGAATTAG
- a CDS encoding TRIC cation channel family protein, with translation MLVYWLDIVGTAVFAISGVLLAGKLRMDPFGVLVLGVVTAVGGGTIRDMALDNGPVFWVKDPTDLVVAMVTSMLTILLVRQPRRLPKWMLPVLDAVGLAVFVGIGVNKAFLAETGPLVAVCMGVITGVGGGIIRDVLAREIPMILRTEIYATACIIGGIVHATAFYTFSVPLESASMMGMVVTLFIRLAAIRWHLKLPTFALDEN, from the coding sequence ATGCTCGTCTATTGGCTGGATATTGTAGGCACGGCTGTATTTGCTATCTCTGGCGTATTGCTGGCCGGGAAATTACGTATGGACCCGTTTGGCGTACTGGTACTCGGCGTCGTTACTGCCGTCGGCGGTGGGACCATCCGCGATATGGCGCTGGATAACGGCCCGGTATTCTGGGTTAAGGATCCTACCGATCTGGTCGTCGCTATGGTCACCAGTATGCTGACTATCCTGCTGGTTCGCCAGCCAAGGCGCTTACCGAAATGGATGCTGCCAGTACTGGATGCCGTTGGGCTGGCAGTGTTTGTCGGTATCGGGGTGAATAAGGCCTTTCTCGCCGAAACGGGGCCCTTAGTGGCAGTGTGTATGGGCGTAATTACCGGTGTTGGTGGCGGGATTATTCGCGATGTACTGGCACGCGAAATTCCCATGATCCTACGCACTGAAATCTATGCCACAGCCTGTATTATTGGTGGAATCGTTCACGCCACCGCGTTTTATACCTTTTCAGTCCCACTGGAAAGCGCCAGTATGATGGGCATGGTCGTCACGTTGTTTATTCGGCTGGCAGCGATACGTTGGCATCTAAAGCTGCCGACCTTTGCCTTAGATGAGAATTGA
- the fhuD gene encoding Fe(3+)-hydroxamate ABC transporter substrate-binding protein FhuD — MRDLQPLTRRRLLTAMALSPLLWRMNTAQAAAIDPHRIVALEWLPVELLLALGITPYGVADVPNYKLWVSEPPLPDSVIDVGLRTEPNLELLTEMKPSFMVWSAGYGPSPEKLARIAPGRGFDFSDGKKPLAVARRSLVELAQTLNLEAAAEKHLAHYDSVIASQKPHFIRRGGRPLLMTTLIDPRHMLVLGPNCLFQEVLDEYGIVNAWQGETNFWGSTAVSIDRLAMYKEADVICFDHGNNTDMNALMATPLWQAMPFVRAGRFHRVPAVWFYGATLSTMHFVRILNNVLGGKA; from the coding sequence ATGCGTGATTTACAACCTCTTACTCGCCGCCGTTTATTAACGGCGATGGCGCTCTCGCCGCTGCTTTGGCGAATGAATACCGCGCAGGCTGCCGCTATCGATCCCCATCGTATTGTGGCACTGGAGTGGCTACCGGTTGAGTTGCTGCTGGCGCTCGGCATAACGCCTTACGGCGTGGCAGACGTACCAAACTATAAACTGTGGGTTAGCGAACCGCCGTTGCCGGATTCGGTGATCGACGTGGGCCTTCGCACCGAACCTAACCTCGAACTGCTGACGGAAATGAAACCGTCGTTTATGGTGTGGTCGGCAGGTTATGGACCCTCGCCGGAGAAACTGGCTCGAATCGCCCCGGGGCGCGGATTCGATTTTAGCGACGGTAAAAAACCGCTGGCGGTGGCCCGACGCTCGCTGGTTGAACTGGCGCAGACGCTGAATCTGGAGGCCGCAGCGGAAAAGCATTTGGCGCACTATGATAGCGTTATCGCGAGCCAGAAGCCGCATTTTATCCGTCGTGGGGGGCGTCCGCTATTGATGACAACGCTTATCGATCCGCGGCATATGTTGGTGCTCGGCCCGAATTGCCTGTTCCAGGAGGTGCTCGACGAGTATGGCATCGTCAATGCCTGGCAGGGTGAAACCAACTTTTGGGGCAGTACGGCAGTTAGCATCGATCGGCTGGCGATGTATAAAGAAGCGGATGTGATCTGCTTCGATCACGGGAATAACACCGATATGAACGCGCTGATGGCAACGCCGCTGTGGCAGGCCATGCCGTTTGTCCGCGCCGGGCGTTTTCACCGGGTGCCCGCCGTTTGGTTCTATGGCGCGACGCTCTCCACGATGCATTTTGTCCGCATCCTGAATAACGTGCTGGGAGGAAAAGCGTGA
- the fhuB gene encoding Fe(3+)-hydroxamate ABC transporter permease FhuB — MSKHIARLPAFLLVGLFVIAAWLTWTNLSVALPRDQWRQAMWSPSVDAIGQMVFHYSLLPRLAISLLVGVGLGLVGVLFQQVLRNPLAEPTTLGVATGAQLGITVTTLWAIPGALATQFAALTGACIVGALVFGVAWGKRLSPVTLILAGLVVSLYCGAINQLLVIFHHDQLQSMFLWSTGTLTQTDWSGVQRLWPQLVGGVMLTLLLLRPMTLMGLDDGVARNLGLALSLARLAVLSLAIVLSALLVNAVGIIGFIGLFAPLLAKMLGARRLLARLMLAPLIGALILWLSDQIILWLARVWMEVSTGSVTAFIGAPLLLWLLPRLKSMSAPDMNTSEHVAAERRHVLAFAVAGGALLLLATLVALSFGRDAHGWTWASGTLLEELMPWRWPRILVALMAGVMLAVAGCIIQRLTGNPMASPEVLGISSGAAFGVVLMLFLVPGNAFGWLLPAGSLGAAATLLIIMIAAGRGGFSPQRMLLAGMALSTAFTMLLMMLQASGDPRMAEVLTWISGSTYNATGGQVTRTAIVMVILLAIVPLCRRWLTILPLGGDAARAVGMALTPSRIALLALAACLTATATMTIGPLSFVGLMAPHIARMLGFRRTIPHMTISALAGGVLLVIADWCGRMALFPYQIPAGLLSSFIGAPYFIYLLRKQSR; from the coding sequence GTGAGCAAACATATAGCGCGCCTCCCGGCCTTTCTGCTGGTGGGGCTGTTTGTCATCGCGGCCTGGCTTACCTGGACGAATCTCTCTGTGGCTCTGCCGCGTGATCAGTGGCGGCAGGCGATGTGGTCGCCGAGTGTTGATGCCATCGGGCAGATGGTTTTCCATTACAGTCTGTTGCCAAGGCTGGCGATTTCGCTGCTGGTGGGCGTGGGGCTTGGACTGGTAGGCGTCCTGTTCCAGCAAGTATTACGTAACCCGCTGGCGGAGCCGACCACGCTGGGCGTGGCGACCGGTGCGCAATTGGGAATTACAGTAACCACGCTATGGGCGATTCCCGGCGCACTGGCGACGCAGTTTGCCGCCCTGACGGGAGCCTGCATCGTCGGCGCGCTGGTGTTCGGCGTGGCGTGGGGCAAGCGCTTGTCGCCGGTAACCCTGATCCTCGCCGGGCTGGTGGTCAGCCTCTATTGCGGGGCTATCAACCAGTTACTGGTGATTTTCCACCACGATCAGTTGCAAAGCATGTTCTTATGGAGCACCGGAACACTGACGCAAACCGACTGGAGCGGCGTGCAGCGACTGTGGCCGCAACTGGTGGGTGGGGTGATGCTCACATTATTACTGTTACGTCCGATGACGTTGATGGGGCTGGATGATGGCGTCGCGCGTAATCTTGGCCTGGCGCTATCCTTAGCGCGTCTGGCGGTGCTGTCGCTGGCGATTGTATTGAGTGCGCTACTGGTGAACGCAGTGGGCATTATTGGTTTTATCGGTCTGTTTGCGCCGCTGTTGGCGAAAATGCTTGGCGCAAGGCGCCTGCTGGCGAGACTCATGCTGGCGCCACTCATTGGCGCGCTTATTCTGTGGCTGTCTGACCAGATTATCCTCTGGCTGGCCCGCGTATGGATGGAAGTCTCCACCGGGTCAGTGACGGCATTCATTGGCGCGCCGTTGCTGCTGTGGCTGTTGCCGCGTCTGAAAAGTATGAGCGCGCCGGATATGAACACCAGCGAGCACGTGGCGGCGGAACGTCGGCATGTCCTCGCTTTTGCCGTTGCCGGTGGCGCGCTCCTGTTGCTGGCAACACTGGTCGCGCTCTCTTTTGGTCGTGACGCGCACGGCTGGACGTGGGCGAGCGGTACGCTGCTTGAGGAGCTGATGCCGTGGCGCTGGCCGCGGATACTGGTGGCGTTAATGGCGGGCGTCATGCTGGCGGTGGCGGGCTGTATTATTCAGCGTCTGACCGGTAATCCGATGGCCAGTCCGGAAGTGCTGGGGATCAGTTCCGGAGCCGCGTTTGGCGTGGTGTTGATGCTGTTTTTGGTGCCGGGGAATGCTTTCGGTTGGCTACTGCCTGCCGGAAGCCTGGGCGCGGCGGCGACACTGCTGATTATTATGATAGCCGCCGGGCGCGGCGGTTTTTCACCACAACGGATGTTGCTGGCGGGGATGGCGCTCAGCACCGCGTTTACCATGCTGCTAATGATGCTCCAGGCGAGCGGCGATCCGCGGATGGCGGAAGTGTTGACCTGGATCTCAGGATCTACCTATAACGCCACTGGCGGGCAGGTTACGCGAACCGCGATCGTGATGGTGATTTTGCTGGCCATTGTGCCGCTGTGCCGCCGTTGGTTGACGATTTTACCGCTGGGCGGCGATGCCGCGCGCGCGGTGGGCATGGCGCTTACGCCGTCGCGTATCGCGCTGCTGGCGCTGGCGGCTTGTTTAACGGCAACCGCAACGATGACCATTGGGCCGCTGAGTTTCGTCGGACTGATGGCACCGCATATTGCGCGGATGCTTGGTTTTCGCCGGACGATACCGCATATGACCATTTCGGCGTTGGCGGGGGGCGTTTTGCTGGTCATTGCCGACTGGTGCGGCAGGATGGCGCTATTTCCGTATCAGATCCCGGCGGGACTGCTTTCAAGCTTTATTGGCGCGCCGTACTTTATTTATCTGTTACGTAAACAGAGTCGCTGA
- the hemL gene encoding glutamate-1-semialdehyde 2,1-aminomutase translates to MSKSENLYSAARELIPGGVNSPVRAFTGVGGTPLFIEKADGAYLYDVDGKAYIDYVGSWGPMVLGHNHPAIRSAVIDAAERGLSFGAPTEMEVKMAELVTNLVPTMDMVRMVNSGTEATMSAIRLARGFTGRDKIIKFEGCYHGHADCLLVKAGSGALTLGQPNSPGVPADFAKHTLTCTYNDLTSVRAAFEQYPQEIACIIVEPVAGNMNCVPPLPEFLPGLRALCDEFGALLIIDEVMTGFRVALAGAQDYYGVVPDLTCLGKIIGGGMPVGAFGGRRDVMDAVAPTGPVYQAGTLSGNPIAMAAGFACLNEVAQPGIHETLDELTTRLAEGLREAAQDARIPLVVNHVGGMFGIFFTDAESVTCYQDVMACDVERFKRFFHLMLEEGVYLAPSAFEAGFMSVAHSMDDINNTIDAARRVFAKL, encoded by the coding sequence ATGAGTAAGTCTGAAAATCTCTATAGCGCGGCGCGCGAGCTTATCCCTGGCGGCGTGAACTCCCCTGTTCGCGCCTTCACTGGCGTGGGCGGCACTCCGCTGTTTATCGAAAAAGCGGACGGCGCTTATCTTTATGATGTCGATGGCAAAGCCTATATCGACTATGTCGGTTCCTGGGGGCCGATGGTGCTCGGACATAACCACCCGGCTATCCGCAGTGCGGTGATTGACGCTGCCGAACGAGGACTGAGCTTCGGCGCGCCAACCGAAATGGAAGTCAAAATGGCGGAACTGGTGACCAACCTGGTGCCGACCATGGACATGGTGCGCATGGTGAACTCCGGCACCGAAGCGACGATGAGCGCTATTCGCCTGGCGCGTGGTTTTACTGGCCGCGATAAGATTATCAAATTCGAAGGCTGCTACCACGGCCACGCAGACTGCCTGCTGGTAAAAGCCGGTTCTGGCGCGCTGACGCTCGGTCAGCCGAACTCCCCAGGCGTGCCGGCAGATTTCGCGAAACATACACTGACCTGCACTTATAACGATCTGACCTCAGTGCGTGCGGCATTTGAACAATATCCGCAGGAAATCGCCTGTATTATTGTCGAACCGGTGGCGGGCAATATGAACTGCGTCCCGCCGCTGCCGGAATTCCTGCCTGGCCTGCGCGCCTTATGCGATGAGTTCGGCGCGTTGCTGATTATCGACGAAGTGATGACCGGTTTTCGCGTAGCGCTGGCAGGCGCCCAGGATTACTACGGCGTCGTGCCGGATTTGACCTGCCTTGGCAAAATTATCGGCGGCGGAATGCCGGTAGGCGCATTCGGTGGCCGTCGCGATGTAATGGATGCGGTGGCGCCGACAGGCCCGGTTTACCAGGCGGGTACCCTTTCCGGCAACCCAATCGCGATGGCGGCAGGTTTCGCCTGCCTGAATGAGGTCGCCCAACCCGGTATTCATGAAACGCTGGATGAACTCACCACCCGTCTGGCGGAAGGGTTGCGTGAAGCGGCGCAGGACGCAAGGATCCCGCTGGTTGTCAACCATGTCGGCGGCATGTTCGGGATTTTCTTCACTGACGCGGAATCGGTCACCTGCTATCAGGACGTAATGGCGTGCGACGTTGAACGTTTTAAGCGTTTCTTCCACCTGATGCTGGAGGAAGGCGTGTATCTGGCGCCGTCAGCGTTTGAAGCCGGATTTATGTCGGTCGCGCACAGCATGGACGACATTAATAACACTATTGACGCCGCTCGTCGGGTGTTCGCGAAATTGTAA
- the yadW gene encoding small protein YadW — protein sequence MTVNIGWKFIQLPMSFGAKYE from the coding sequence ATGACCGTCAATATTGGGTGGAAATTTATCCAATTACCGATGTCGTTTGGAGCAAAATATGAGTGA
- the clcA gene encoding H(+)/Cl(-) exchange transporter ClcA — protein MKTDTSTFLAQQNVRLRRRDQIRRLVQRDKTPLAILFMAAVVGTLTGLVGVAFEKAVSWVQNMRIGALVQVADHAFLLWPLAFILSALLAMVGYFLVRKFAPEAGGSGIPEIEGALEEMRPVRWWRVLPVKFIGGMGTLGAGMVLGREGPTVQIGGNLGRMVLDVFRMRSAEARHTLLATGAAAGLSAAFNAPLAGILFIIEEMRPQFRYNLISIKAVFTGVIMSSIVFRIFNGEAPIIEVGKLSDAPVNTLWLYLILGVIFGCVGPVFNSLVLRTQDMFQRFHGGEIKKWVLMGGAIGGLCGILGLIEPEAAGGGFNLIPIAAAGNFSVGLLLFIFIARVITTLLCFSSGAPGGIFAPMLALGTLLGTAFGMAAAVLFPQYHLEAGTFAIAGMGALMAASVRAPLTGIVLVLEMTDNYQLILPMIITCLGATLLAQFLGGKPLYSTILARTLAKQDAEQAAKSQNAPAGENT, from the coding sequence ATGAAAACAGACACTTCCACCTTTTTAGCACAACAAAATGTGCGTTTACGCCGCAGGGATCAGATTCGCCGGTTAGTGCAGCGGGATAAAACGCCGCTGGCCATTCTGTTCATGGCGGCCGTTGTCGGTACGCTTACCGGGTTGGTTGGCGTCGCCTTTGAGAAGGCCGTTTCCTGGGTACAAAACATGCGTATTGGCGCGCTGGTTCAGGTTGCTGACCATGCGTTTTTGCTATGGCCGTTGGCCTTTATCCTTTCCGCGTTACTGGCGATGGTAGGCTACTTTTTGGTGCGAAAATTTGCGCCGGAAGCCGGAGGATCGGGTATCCCGGAAATTGAAGGCGCGCTGGAGGAGATGCGCCCGGTGCGCTGGTGGCGTGTGCTGCCAGTGAAGTTTATCGGCGGTATGGGAACACTGGGCGCAGGAATGGTATTAGGGCGCGAAGGGCCAACGGTGCAAATCGGGGGAAACCTGGGGCGCATGGTACTGGATGTATTTCGTATGCGCAGCGCCGAAGCGAGGCATACGTTGCTGGCAACCGGCGCGGCGGCGGGGCTTTCCGCGGCGTTTAACGCGCCGCTGGCTGGTATTCTGTTTATTATTGAGGAGATGCGTCCGCAGTTTCGCTACAACCTAATCTCCATTAAAGCGGTGTTTACTGGCGTGATCATGTCGAGCATCGTGTTCCGCATATTTAACGGCGAAGCGCCGATTATTGAGGTCGGTAAACTGTCTGATGCCCCGGTTAACACGCTGTGGTTATACCTTATCCTTGGGGTGATTTTTGGCTGTGTCGGGCCGGTATTTAATTCACTCGTGCTACGTACTCAGGATATGTTTCAGCGCTTTCATGGCGGCGAAATTAAAAAATGGGTGCTGATGGGCGGGGCGATCGGCGGCCTGTGCGGTATTCTGGGGTTGATTGAACCGGAAGCGGCGGGGGGCGGATTTAACCTTATTCCTATCGCCGCGGCGGGTAATTTTAGCGTTGGGCTGCTGCTGTTTATTTTTATTGCCCGGGTTATCACGACGCTGCTTTGCTTTTCTTCCGGTGCGCCAGGGGGAATTTTCGCCCCGATGCTGGCTCTGGGAACGTTGCTTGGTACGGCCTTTGGTATGGCGGCAGCTGTACTGTTCCCGCAGTATCACCTGGAGGCTGGAACCTTTGCGATTGCCGGGATGGGGGCGTTGATGGCGGCGTCGGTGCGCGCGCCGCTCACGGGGATTGTGCTGGTGCTGGAGATGACCGATAACTACCAGCTCATTTTGCCAATGATTATCACCTGTCTTGGCGCGACACTATTAGCCCAGTTTTTGGGGGGAAAACCGTTATACTCAACGATCCTGGCGCGCACTCTGGCGAAGCAGGATGCGGAACAGGCGGCGAAAAGCCAGAATGCGCCTGCGGGCGAGAATACTTGA
- the mtnN gene encoding 5'-methylthioadenosine/S-adenosylhomocysteine nucleosidase, with protein MKIGIIGAMEEEVTLLRDKIDNRQTLTLGGCEIYTGQLNGTEVALLKSGIGKVATALGATLLLEHCKPDVIINTGSAGGLASTLKVGDIVVSDEARYHDADVTAFGYEYGQLPGCPAGFKADDKLIAAAESCIRDLNLNAVRGLIVSGDAFINGSVGLAKIRHNFPEAVAVEMEATAIAHVCHNFKVPFVVVRAISDVADQQSHLSFDEFLAIAAKQSTLMVETLVQKLAHG; from the coding sequence ATGAAAATCGGCATCATTGGCGCAATGGAAGAAGAAGTTACGCTACTGCGTGACAAAATTGACAACCGTCAGACGCTCACGCTGGGCGGCTGCGAAATTTACACCGGACAATTAAACGGCACCGAAGTGGCGTTACTGAAATCCGGTATCGGTAAAGTCGCGACGGCGCTGGGCGCAACGTTGCTTCTGGAACACTGCAAGCCGGACGTGATCATCAATACTGGTTCCGCAGGCGGTCTGGCGTCCACGCTGAAGGTCGGCGATATCGTCGTCTCTGACGAAGCGCGTTACCATGACGCTGATGTGACCGCTTTCGGCTATGAATACGGGCAATTACCGGGCTGTCCGGCCGGATTTAAGGCCGATGATAAGCTGATCGCCGCCGCGGAATCCTGTATCAGAGATCTGAATCTGAACGCGGTACGCGGCCTTATTGTTAGCGGCGACGCGTTTATTAACGGCTCCGTCGGGCTGGCGAAAATCCGGCATAACTTCCCCGAAGCGGTCGCCGTAGAGATGGAAGCCACTGCTATCGCGCACGTCTGCCATAACTTCAAGGTGCCATTTGTGGTGGTACGCGCTATCTCTGACGTGGCCGATCAGCAGTCGCACCTCAGCTTTGACGAGTTCCTTGCGATTGCGGCGAAACAGTCGACTCTGATGGTCGAAACGCTGGTACAGAAACTGGCGCATGGCTAA